From Calonectris borealis chromosome 9, bCalBor7.hap1.2, whole genome shotgun sequence, one genomic window encodes:
- the SCG2 gene encoding secretogranin-2, whose product MAETKTFQLEAACALTFFFVVICWVDAASFQQRQLLQKDPDYVMKNLQRFPNPDMIKALEYIEDLRKQTNKGESSPDYNSYQSVPYLLQQKESKDQVHLPDNVRDSLTEDESQWVKVMLEALRQAEKESKLGPKENKPYGLSSDNNFPAGVTDDYEAYKWPERWQKYLKMPLGHYEDSSRDSPFKRTNEIVEEQYTPQSLATLESVFQELGKMAGPSNHKKERLDEDQKLYTDDEDDVYKVNNIAYEDVVGGEDWNPIEEKVESQTQEEIKDSKEEIDKHEEEIDDEMKRSGKLSFLEDEIRRDNKDKMSEDVSKLMNYYLKRLMGGAANRKLRTGGELEEKRAPAFLDKQLDPQSIAQLIEISRNLQIPPEDLIDMLKAGEKKQLQSERLEAEQEAEFPEDLDEIAETNLGQSDIFKSNVNSKNGYMKQPLNVIPENLPEDLNIEDIVSLLGTDSLANQNPSYLLNRLNQESDLPRLSYIPRRLKGHSFPKAAWMNDLERRQMEYEKLNEKDEELADYLAKVLAKYPEVINTNQMKRVPVAAPESDLQEDDRLEQAIREHLSQLGPQEAAKLASLSKRLSMAGETDDTQNRQYLDEDMLAKVLEYLNQEKSELEREHITKRAMENM is encoded by the coding sequence atggcAGAAACTAAAACCTTCCAGCTTGAAGCAGCCTGTGCTCTCACCTTTTTCTTTGTCGTAATCTGTTGGGTTGATGCAGCTTCCTTCCAGCAGCgtcagctgcttcagaaagatCCAGACTATGTAATGAAAAACTTACAAAGGTTCCCAAATCCCGATATGATCAAAGCTTTGGAATACATAGAAGATCTTCGCAAGCAAACTAACAAGGGAGAAAGCAGCCCTGATTACAACTCTTATCAAAGTGTCCCGTATCTCCtgcaacagaaagaaagcaaagaccAGGTTCACCTACCAGATAATGTAAGGGATTCTTTGACTGAAGATGAGTCCCAATGGGTTAAGGTCATGTTGGAAGCCTTGCGGCAAGCTGAGAAAGAGTCAAAACTTGGCCCAAAGGAGAATAAACCTTATGGTCTGAGTTCAGATAACAACTTCCCAGCTGGAGTAACTGATGATTATGAGGCTTACAAGTGGCCTGAGAGGTGGCAAAAATATCTCAAAATGCCACTGGGGCACTATGAAGACAGTTCAAGAGACAGTCCTTTCAAGCGTACCAATGAAATAGTGGAAGAACAATACACACCCCAAAGCCTTGCCACGTTGGAGTCTGTGTTTCAAGAGTTGGGGAAGATGGCGGGACCTAGTAACCACAAGAAAGAAAGGTTGGATGAGGACCAGAAATTGTATACAGATGATGAAGACGATGTATATAAAGTGAATAACATTGCCTATGAAGATGTGGTTGGAGGAGAAGATTGGAATCCCATAGAGGAAAAAGTGGAAAGTCAAACCCAGGAAGAGATAAAAGATAGCAAAGAGGAAATTGATAAACATGAAGAGGAGATTGATGACGAAATGAAAAGATCAGGGAAACTCAGCTTCCTTGAGGATGAAATAAGAAGAGACAATAAAGATAAAATGTCAGAGGACGTTTCAAAGCTAATGAATTATTACCTGAAGAGGCTGATGGGCGGTGCTGCAAATAGGAAATTAAGGACTGGAGGAGAACTTGAGGAAAAAAGAGCACCCGCGTTTTTGGATAAGCAACTTGATCCTCAGTCTATAGCTCAGCTGATAGAAATCTCAAGGAATTTACAAATTCCTCCTGAGGATTTAATAGACATGTtgaaagctggagaaaaaaagcagcttcagAGTGAAAGGTTGGAAGCTGAGCAGGAAGCAGAATTCCCAGAAGACCTCGACGAGATCGCTGAAACTAATCTAGGACAGAGCGATATATTTAAAAGTAATGTAAACTCTAAAAACGGGTATATGAAGCAGCCTCTTAATGTTATTCCAGAAAATCTACCCGAAGACCTCAATATTGAAGATATTGTCAGTCTTCTGGGAACTGACAGTTTAGCTAATCAGAATCCCTCCTACTTACTAAATCGTCTTAATCAAGAAAGTGATTTGCCAAGACTGTCTTACATTCCCAGAAGATTGAAAGGACACTCGTTTCCTAAAGCTGCCTGGATGAACGATTTGGAAAGGCGACAAATGGAGTATGAGAAACTGAACGAGAAGGATGAAGAGCTGGCCGATTACTTGGCAAAAGTGCTGGCAAAATATCCTGAAGTTATCAATACGAACCAGATGAAACGAGTCCCAGTTGCGGCTCCTGAAAGCGACCTGCAGGAAGATGACCGGCTGGAGCAGGCCATCAGGGAGCACCTAAGCCAGCTGGGACCACAGGAGGCCGCGAAGTTGGCTTCGCTCAGCAAAAGGCTTTCCATGGCCGGGGAAACGGACGACACGCAAAACAGGCAGTATCTGGATGAGGATATGCTAGCAAAGGTGCTAGAGTATCTAAACCAGGAGAAATCAGAGCTTGAAAGAGAGCACATTACTAAACGGGCAATGGAAAATATGTAA